A region from the Pseudomonas sp. KU26590 genome encodes:
- the xylG gene encoding D-xylose ABC transporter ATP-binding protein — MSDYLLQMNGIVKSFGGVKALNGIDIKVRAGECVGLCGENGAGKSTLMKVLSAVYPHGTWEGEILWDGQPLRAQSISETEAAGIVIIHQELTLVPDLSVAENIFMGHELTLPGGRMNYPAMIHRAEALMRELKVPDMNVALPVSQYGGGYQQLVEIAKALNKQTRLLILDEPSSALTRSEIEVLLDIIRELKAKGVACVYISHKLDEVAAVCDTIAVIRDGKHIATTAMADMDIPKIITQMVGREMSNLYPTEPHTVGEVIFEARHVTCYDVDNPKRKRVDDISFVLRRGEILGIAGLVGAGRTELVSALFGAYPGRYTGEVWLDGKPIDTRTPLKSIRAGLCMVPEDRKRQGIIPDLGVGQNITLAVLDRFAHLTRIDAEAELGSIDKEIARMHLKTASPFLPITSLSGGNQQKAVLAKMLLTQPRVLILDEPTRGVDVGAKYEIYKLMGALAASGVSIIMVSSELAEVLGVSDRVLVIGEGQLRGDFINQGLTQEQVLAAALSQSGDALAAHNKNNNDRPGAVGDARQ, encoded by the coding sequence ATGTCCGATTACCTGCTGCAAATGAACGGCATCGTCAAATCCTTCGGCGGTGTCAAGGCACTCAACGGCATCGACATCAAGGTGCGCGCCGGCGAATGCGTCGGCCTGTGCGGCGAGAACGGCGCCGGCAAATCAACGCTGATGAAAGTCCTCTCGGCGGTCTATCCCCACGGCACCTGGGAGGGTGAAATCCTCTGGGACGGCCAGCCGCTGAGGGCGCAATCCATCAGCGAAACCGAGGCCGCCGGGATCGTCATCATTCACCAGGAACTCACCCTCGTCCCCGACCTGTCGGTGGCGGAAAACATCTTCATGGGCCACGAACTGACCCTGCCGGGCGGGCGCATGAATTACCCGGCGATGATCCACCGCGCCGAAGCCCTGATGCGCGAACTGAAAGTGCCGGACATGAACGTCGCCCTGCCGGTCTCGCAATACGGCGGCGGTTATCAGCAACTGGTGGAAATCGCCAAGGCGTTGAACAAACAGACGCGACTGCTGATCCTCGACGAGCCCTCTTCTGCCCTGACCCGCTCGGAAATCGAGGTCCTGCTCGACATCATTCGCGAGCTCAAAGCCAAAGGCGTCGCCTGTGTCTACATTTCCCACAAGCTCGATGAAGTCGCCGCCGTTTGCGACACCATCGCGGTGATCCGCGACGGCAAGCACATCGCGACCACGGCCATGGCCGACATGGACATTCCGAAGATCATCACGCAGATGGTCGGCCGCGAGATGAGCAACCTCTACCCCACCGAGCCCCACACCGTTGGCGAGGTGATTTTCGAGGCGCGCCACGTCACCTGCTACGACGTCGACAACCCGAAACGCAAGCGCGTGGATGACATCTCGTTCGTGCTCAGGCGCGGGGAAATCCTCGGCATCGCCGGGCTGGTCGGGGCCGGCCGCACCGAACTGGTCTCGGCGCTGTTCGGCGCCTACCCGGGCCGGTACACCGGCGAAGTGTGGCTGGACGGCAAACCCATCGACACGCGCACGCCACTCAAATCGATCCGGGCGGGGCTGTGCATGGTCCCCGAGGACCGCAAGCGTCAGGGCATCATTCCGGACCTGGGCGTGGGCCAGAACATCACCCTCGCCGTGCTCGACCGCTTCGCCCACTTGACGCGCATCGACGCCGAAGCCGAGCTGGGCAGCATCGACAAGGAAATCGCGCGCATGCACCTGAAGACCGCGAGCCCGTTCCTGCCAATCACCAGCCTCTCCGGCGGCAATCAGCAAAAAGCCGTGCTGGCGAAAATGCTGCTGACCCAGCCGCGAGTTTTGATTCTCGACGAGCCTACTCGCGGCGTGGACGTCGGCGCCAAGTACGAGATCTACAAACTGATGGGCGCGCTGGCGGCCAGCGGCGTGTCGATCATCATGGTGTCGTCGGAGCTGGCCGAAGTGCTCGGCGTCTCCGACCGCGTGCTGGTGATCGGCGAAGGCCAACTGCGCGGGGACTTCATCAATCAGGGCCTGACCCAGGAACAGGTGCTGGCTGCCGCACTCAGCCAGTCCGGGGACGCCCTTGCTGCGCACAACAAAAACAATAACGACCGGCCAGGTGCTGTGGGAGACGCGCGTCAATGA
- the xylF gene encoding D-xylose ABC transporter substrate-binding protein, protein MNSFKTTLLATALALLSLPVMADSAHPKIGFSIDDLRLERWARDRDYFVAAAEKMEAKVYVQSADANEGKQISQIENLISRGVDVIVIVPFNATVLTNAVAEAKKAGIKVVSYDRLILNADIDAYISFDNEKVGEMQAAGVLKAAPKGNYFLLGGAPTDNNAKVLREGQMKVLQPAIDKGDIKIVGQQWVKEWNPTEALSIVENALTKNNNKIDGIVASNDATAGGAIQALAAQRLAGKVPISGQDADLAAVKRVIDGTQTMTVYKPLKLIASEAAKLSVQLARNEKPTFSSQYDNGAKKVDTILLTPTPLTKDNIDLLEKDGFYTKDQIAGK, encoded by the coding sequence ATGAACAGCTTCAAGACCACCCTGCTCGCCACTGCCCTGGCCCTGCTCAGCCTGCCCGTCATGGCCGATTCGGCCCATCCGAAAATCGGCTTTTCCATCGATGACCTGCGCCTCGAACGCTGGGCCCGGGACCGCGATTACTTCGTCGCAGCCGCAGAGAAAATGGAGGCCAAGGTGTACGTCCAGTCCGCTGATGCCAACGAAGGCAAACAGATCTCCCAGATCGAAAACCTGATCTCCCGCGGCGTCGACGTCATCGTCATCGTGCCGTTCAACGCCACCGTGCTGACCAACGCGGTTGCCGAAGCCAAGAAGGCCGGCATCAAAGTGGTGTCTTACGACCGGCTGATCCTCAATGCCGACATCGACGCCTATATTTCCTTCGATAACGAAAAAGTCGGCGAAATGCAGGCGGCCGGTGTGCTCAAAGCTGCGCCCAAAGGCAATTACTTCCTGCTCGGCGGCGCGCCCACCGACAACAACGCCAAGGTCCTGCGCGAAGGCCAGATGAAAGTACTGCAGCCGGCCATCGACAAGGGCGACATCAAGATTGTCGGCCAGCAATGGGTCAAGGAGTGGAACCCGACCGAAGCCCTGAGCATCGTCGAAAACGCCCTGACCAAAAACAACAACAAGATCGACGGCATCGTCGCCTCCAACGACGCCACCGCCGGCGGCGCGATTCAGGCCCTCGCCGCGCAGAGACTGGCCGGCAAAGTGCCCATCTCCGGGCAGGACGCCGACCTGGCCGCGGTCAAGCGCGTGATCGACGGCACCCAGACCATGACCGTGTACAAACCGCTGAAACTGATCGCCTCGGAAGCCGCGAAACTGTCGGTGCAACTGGCGCGTAACGAAAAACCTACCTTCAGCTCGCAGTACGACAACGGCGCGAAAAAGGTCGACACCATCCTCCTGACCCCGACGCCGCTGACCAAGGACAACATCGATCTGCTGGAAAAGGACGGGTTCTATACCAAGGACCAGATCGCCGGGAAGTGA
- the xylA gene encoding xylose isomerase — translation MPCFPDIDTIRYEGPGSESPLAFRHYDANKIILGKPMREHLRMAACYWHTFVWPGADMFGVGTFKRPWVKPGDAMELARLKADAAFEFFSKLGIDYYSFHDTDVAPEGASLKEYSHNFAQMVDELERHQEQSGIQLLWGTANCFSNPRFAAGAASNPDPEVFAYAAAQVFSAMNATHRLKGSNYVLWGGREGYETLLNTDLAREREQLGRFMGMVVEHKHKIGFTGDLLIEPKPQEPTKHQYDYDTATVFGFLQQFGLEKEIKVNIEANHATLAGHSFHHEIATAASLGIFGSIDANRGDPQNGWDTDQFPNSVEELTLATYEILKAGGFKNGGYNFDSKVRRQSLDEIDLFYGHVAAMDVLALSLERAAAMIQDDKLQAFKDQRYAGWDQPFGRAVLSGEFSLDSLAQHALDNELNPQAVSGRQEMLEGVVNRFIYP, via the coding sequence ATGCCCTGCTTCCCCGATATCGACACCATTCGCTACGAAGGCCCCGGCAGCGAGTCGCCCCTCGCCTTCCGCCATTACGACGCCAACAAGATCATCCTCGGCAAACCCATGCGCGAACACCTGCGCATGGCCGCCTGCTACTGGCACACATTCGTCTGGCCGGGCGCCGACATGTTCGGCGTCGGCACCTTCAAGCGGCCATGGGTCAAACCGGGGGACGCCATGGAGCTGGCGCGTTTGAAAGCCGACGCGGCGTTCGAATTCTTCTCAAAACTGGGCATCGACTACTACAGCTTCCACGACACCGACGTCGCCCCCGAAGGCGCGAGCCTCAAGGAGTACAGCCACAACTTCGCGCAGATGGTCGACGAACTCGAACGCCATCAGGAACAGAGCGGCATTCAGCTGCTGTGGGGCACTGCCAACTGCTTTAGCAACCCGCGCTTCGCGGCCGGCGCTGCAAGTAACCCCGACCCGGAAGTGTTCGCTTATGCCGCCGCCCAGGTGTTCAGCGCGATGAACGCGACCCATCGGCTCAAGGGCTCGAACTACGTGCTGTGGGGCGGTCGCGAGGGTTACGAAACGCTGCTCAACACCGACCTTGCGCGCGAGCGCGAGCAACTGGGGCGCTTCATGGGCATGGTGGTCGAGCACAAGCACAAGATCGGTTTTACCGGCGACCTCTTGATCGAGCCCAAACCCCAGGAGCCGACCAAGCACCAATACGATTACGACACCGCCACGGTGTTCGGCTTTCTGCAGCAGTTCGGTCTGGAGAAAGAGATCAAGGTCAATATCGAGGCCAACCACGCCACCCTCGCCGGCCACAGTTTTCACCATGAAATCGCCACGGCGGCGTCCCTCGGCATCTTCGGCAGCATCGACGCCAACCGCGGCGATCCGCAGAACGGTTGGGACACCGACCAGTTCCCCAACAGCGTCGAAGAGCTGACCCTGGCCACTTACGAGATTCTCAAGGCCGGCGGTTTCAAGAACGGCGGCTATAACTTCGATTCAAAAGTACGCCGGCAAAGCCTGGACGAAATCGACCTGTTCTACGGCCACGTTGCGGCCATGGACGTGCTGGCGCTGTCGCTGGAACGGGCTGCTGCGATGATTCAGGACGACAAGCTGCAGGCGTTCAAGGACCAGCGCTATGCCGGCTGGGACCAACCGTTCGGGCGCGCCGTGCTGTCGGGGGAATTCAGCCTGGATTCTCTGGCGCAGCACGCGCTGGACAACGAACTCAACCCCCAAGCCGTGAGCGGCCGCCAGGAAATGCTCGAAGGCGTGGTCAACCGGTTTATCTATCCCTGA
- a CDS encoding XylR family transcriptional regulator, producing the protein MKTVPPAHRIALLFNGGKIYDRGIITGIGNYLSSTRASWDLFLEEDFLCRLKGIERWQGDGIIADFDDPLIGEALAGSTLPVVAVGGSYEDERAYPKHIPYVATDNFALIKLAYEHLIEAGLTRFACFSLPEAQSNRWAQEREKAFHRLLQRDGLHGEVYRGLSTSAPMWDSAVEQQITWLQSLPKPIGIIAVSDARARQLLQACLTAGIAVPEQVALIGIDNDPLTRTLTRVPLSSVTQGTQSMGRTAARLLHQMLHGMPSTASQILVPPEAINVQASSLHQPLGNPYVMQALHFIRQYACQGIKTAQVAGYVGISRSSLESHFRRARGCSVHDEILSFKLTAAASGLKHGDSAIADIAQNCGFKSAQYLHTVFRREFGCTPREYQQGDAAPIH; encoded by the coding sequence ATGAAAACCGTCCCGCCCGCTCACCGCATCGCGCTGTTGTTCAACGGCGGCAAGATCTATGACCGCGGCATCATCACCGGCATCGGCAATTACCTGAGCAGCACCCGTGCCTCCTGGGACCTGTTTCTGGAAGAGGACTTTCTCTGCCGCCTGAAAGGCATTGAGCGCTGGCAGGGCGACGGCATCATTGCGGACTTCGACGATCCGCTGATCGGCGAGGCGCTGGCCGGCAGCACCTTGCCGGTGGTGGCCGTGGGCGGTTCCTACGAGGACGAGCGGGCCTACCCGAAGCACATTCCCTACGTCGCCACCGACAATTTTGCGCTTATCAAGCTGGCCTATGAGCACCTGATCGAGGCCGGGCTGACGCGTTTTGCCTGTTTCAGCCTGCCGGAAGCCCAGAGCAATCGCTGGGCCCAGGAGCGCGAGAAAGCCTTCCACCGGCTGTTGCAGCGCGACGGTTTGCACGGCGAGGTCTATCGCGGTCTGAGCACCAGCGCGCCGATGTGGGACAGCGCCGTCGAACAGCAGATCACCTGGCTGCAAAGCCTGCCTAAACCCATCGGTATCATCGCTGTCAGCGATGCCCGCGCGCGGCAGTTGCTGCAGGCGTGCCTGACGGCGGGCATCGCGGTGCCCGAGCAAGTGGCGTTGATTGGCATCGACAACGACCCGCTGACCCGCACCCTGACGCGGGTGCCGCTCAGTTCGGTGACCCAGGGTACGCAAAGCATGGGGCGCACGGCGGCGCGTTTGCTCCACCAGATGCTCCACGGCATGCCGTCCACTGCCAGCCAGATTCTGGTACCTCCCGAGGCCATCAACGTTCAGGCCTCCAGCCTGCATCAGCCGCTGGGCAATCCTTACGTCATGCAGGCGCTGCACTTCATTCGCCAGTACGCGTGCCAGGGCATTAAAACCGCCCAGGTCGCGGGCTACGTCGGCATTTCCCGTTCTTCGCTGGAATCGCACTTTCGCAGGGCGCGCGGTTGCAGCGTGCATGACGAGATTCTGAGCTTCAAACTGACCGCCGCGGCGTCGGGCCTGAAGCACGGTGACTCGGCCATCGCCGACATCGCGCAAAACTGCGGTTTCAAGTCCGCGCAATACCTGCACACGGTGTTCCGCCGGGAGTTCGGCTGCACCCCCCGCGAATATCAGCAAGGGGATGCGGCACCGATTCATTGA
- a CDS encoding Gfo/Idh/MocA family protein encodes MHPIRLGLVGYGKIAQDQHVPAIHASDRFELVAVATLGQHCPGVPNFNSLAELLAQGPAVDAIAFCTPPQGRFALVEEALKGGKHVLVEKPPCSTLGEALSLIDEVNAAGVSGLFAWHSRFAPGVSNAAQWLEGKTLKQVRIDWKEQVRKWHPGQAWIWQAGGLGVFDPGINALSIVTELLPSALFVESAHLSVPSNCQSPIAASLQMRCGEDVQVIAELDFDHSVNEQWSIELHCEEGVMRLDAGGAQVSIDGVAQTVSEEGEYPAMYGHFARLIDAGKSDLDLQPLRIVADSFFVGSKETVAAFIE; translated from the coding sequence ATGCATCCGATTCGTTTAGGGCTGGTGGGTTACGGCAAGATCGCCCAGGACCAGCACGTGCCGGCGATCCACGCCAGTGACCGCTTTGAGCTGGTGGCCGTGGCGACGCTGGGTCAGCACTGTCCGGGCGTGCCTAACTTCAATTCGCTGGCAGAGCTGCTGGCGCAAGGACCGGCGGTGGACGCCATTGCGTTCTGCACACCGCCCCAGGGGCGTTTTGCGCTGGTTGAAGAGGCGCTGAAAGGCGGCAAACACGTGCTGGTGGAAAAACCGCCGTGCTCGACCCTGGGCGAAGCGCTCTCTCTGATTGATGAAGTCAATGCAGCGGGCGTCAGCGGTCTGTTCGCCTGGCATTCACGCTTCGCCCCGGGCGTGAGTAATGCTGCGCAATGGCTCGAAGGCAAGACGCTCAAGCAGGTGCGGATTGACTGGAAAGAGCAGGTGCGCAAGTGGCATCCGGGGCAGGCGTGGATCTGGCAGGCCGGCGGGCTGGGCGTGTTCGATCCGGGGATCAATGCGTTGTCGATTGTCACCGAACTGCTGCCCAGCGCGCTGTTCGTCGAGTCTGCCCACCTGAGCGTGCCGAGCAACTGCCAGTCGCCGATTGCGGCGTCGTTGCAGATGCGTTGCGGTGAGGACGTGCAGGTGATCGCCGAACTGGATTTCGATCACAGCGTCAACGAGCAGTGGAGCATCGAGCTGCATTGCGAAGAAGGCGTTATGCGTCTTGACGCGGGCGGCGCGCAGGTCAGCATCGACGGCGTGGCGCAGACCGTGTCGGAAGAGGGCGAATACCCGGCCATGTATGGGCACTTCGCACGACTGATCGACGCGGGTAAGAGCGATCTGGACCTGCAGCCGTTGCGCATCGTCGCCGACAGCTTTTTTGTCGGCAGCAAGGAGACGGTGGCGGCTTTTATCGAGTGA
- the nudK gene encoding GDP-mannose pyrophosphatase NudK has protein sequence MPSTPTPIRITDEQLLSDNWYVLKKYSFELQRRDGSWQSQTREVYDRGNGATILLYNLERRTVVLTRQFRMPAFVNGHDGYLIEAAAGLLDNASPEERIRLEAEEETGYVVRSVKKIFDAFMSPGSVTERIHFFIGEYQPGDRVSDGGGLEEEGEDIEVLELDFEQAIAMVESGEINDGKTIMLLQYLELRLMK, from the coding sequence ATGCCATCCACCCCCACCCCCATCCGCATCACTGACGAACAACTCCTCTCAGACAACTGGTACGTGCTCAAGAAATACAGCTTCGAGCTGCAACGCCGTGACGGCAGTTGGCAGTCGCAGACCCGCGAGGTGTACGACCGGGGCAATGGCGCGACGATTCTGTTGTACAACCTCGAACGCCGCACCGTGGTGCTGACCCGGCAGTTCCGCATGCCTGCCTTCGTAAACGGTCACGATGGCTACCTGATCGAGGCCGCAGCCGGGTTGCTGGACAACGCCAGCCCCGAAGAGCGCATTCGCCTGGAAGCCGAGGAAGAAACCGGCTACGTCGTGCGCTCGGTGAAGAAGATCTTTGACGCCTTCATGAGTCCCGGTTCTGTCACCGAGCGGATTCACTTTTTCATCGGCGAATACCAGCCCGGCGATCGGGTCAGCGACGGCGGCGGGCTGGAAGAGGAGGGCGAAGACATCGAGGTGCTGGAGCTGGATTTCGAGCAGGCCATCGCCATGGTGGAAAGCGGCGAAATCAATGACGGCAAGACCATCATGCTCCTGCAATACTTGGAGCTTCGCCTGATGAAATGA
- a CDS encoding sigma-70 family RNA polymerase sigma factor encodes MSQPARLGSPCVGATRGARDPRLEALMGTYNTHREALLRLAAKFLGCRARAEDVVQDAFVKMLESGLASTEPARYMFRVVRNLSIDRLRRQRLERSHGVEAEHEEQIRFEVSPERVLAGRESLGQLVGALNELPKRMRIVFDLSQIQGYTQRDVAKVIGTSPTMVNFLLRDTLSHCRARLGEL; translated from the coding sequence ATGAGCCAGCCCGCACGGCTCGGCTCACCGTGTGTTGGCGCCACCCGTGGCGCGAGAGACCCGCGCCTTGAGGCGCTGATGGGCACCTACAACACCCACCGCGAGGCGCTGCTGCGCCTGGCGGCAAAATTCCTCGGCTGCCGCGCCCGCGCTGAGGATGTGGTCCAGGACGCGTTCGTGAAGATGCTCGAAAGCGGTCTCGCCTCCACGGAACCGGCGCGCTACATGTTTCGCGTCGTGCGCAATCTGTCGATCGATCGACTGCGCCGCCAGCGTCTCGAACGCAGCCACGGCGTCGAAGCCGAGCATGAAGAGCAGATACGTTTCGAGGTGTCCCCAGAACGTGTGCTGGCCGGTCGCGAGTCCCTCGGTCAACTGGTCGGCGCGCTCAACGAATTGCCCAAGCGCATGCGCATCGTCTTCGACCTCAGCCAGATCCAGGGCTACACCCAGCGTGACGTGGCCAAGGTCATCGGCACCTCGCCGACGATGGTCAACTTTCTCCTGCGCGACACCCTGTCTCACTGCCGCGCGCGGCTCGGCGAGCTCTAG
- a CDS encoding multidrug ABC transporter permease/ATP-binding protein, whose protein sequence is MKLIRLVFQQYRWPLALVLLLSVSSGLLSVGVIAFVNQRMISSHEGLGTALWQFGLMLAVLLALASGASLSLTALGHRFVYGLRRVMVKRLLDTNIERIESIGGAKIFASLSSDIRAVTMAFVQLPDLIYGSVLSVASFSYLAWLSPSLFITTLCWMAFTLGVGWLLVGKLNAHIRALRESEDKLYQSYQGVIDGRKELTLNRDRARRLYEETFDVAAQRYREHFTLADRYHGLASNWANIMVLGTIGLAFYLANGLGWAPTEVAATYALTVLFMRTPLVLAVAAIPAQISGRVALDKVESLALAEHHESFDVAPSHIAGHWQTLELRDVEYHYAPQGDEPGFDVGPVSLTLRRGETVFLMGGNGSGKSSLARLLSGLYRPSAGAILIDGQVIGSDDWLAYRQLFASVFTDFHLFAQLLGADGQNADVADVDHWLEKLHMKHKVQLADGHLLDTRFSQGQRKRLALMLALLEKRDILLLDEWAADQDPLFRRFFYRELLPMFKKAGVTVFAISHDDQYFDLADRLVKMESGQLSELQGDRRENASRDAVEEIGAAYQMKTAKAL, encoded by the coding sequence ATGAAATTAATTCGTCTGGTCTTCCAGCAATACCGCTGGCCGCTTGCATTGGTGCTGCTGCTGAGCGTCAGCAGCGGGCTGTTGAGCGTCGGCGTGATTGCCTTCGTCAACCAACGCATGATCAGCAGTCACGAAGGCCTCGGCACCGCGCTGTGGCAGTTCGGCCTGATGCTCGCCGTGCTGCTGGCGCTGGCGTCCGGGGCGTCGTTGTCGCTGACCGCGCTGGGTCACCGGTTCGTTTATGGCCTGCGCCGGGTCATGGTCAAGCGCCTGCTCGACACCAACATCGAGCGCATCGAATCCATCGGCGGTGCGAAAATCTTCGCCAGCCTGTCCAGCGACATTCGCGCCGTGACCATGGCCTTCGTGCAACTGCCGGACCTGATCTACGGCTCGGTGCTCAGCGTCGCGTCGTTCAGTTACCTGGCCTGGCTGTCGCCGTCGCTGTTCATCACCACGCTGTGCTGGATGGCGTTCACGTTGGGGGTGGGCTGGCTGCTGGTGGGCAAACTTAACGCGCACATTCGGGCATTGCGTGAGTCCGAAGACAAGCTCTATCAGAGCTACCAAGGGGTGATCGACGGACGTAAGGAGCTGACCCTCAACCGCGACCGCGCGCGCCGTCTGTATGAAGAAACCTTCGACGTCGCCGCCCAGCGCTACCGCGAGCATTTTACCCTGGCTGACCGGTATCACGGCCTGGCCAGCAACTGGGCCAACATCATGGTCCTCGGCACCATCGGCCTGGCGTTCTACCTGGCCAACGGGCTGGGCTGGGCGCCGACGGAAGTGGCGGCGACCTATGCGCTGACCGTGCTGTTCATGCGCACGCCGCTGGTGCTGGCGGTGGCAGCGATTCCGGCGCAGATCTCCGGGCGCGTGGCGCTGGATAAAGTCGAGTCGCTGGCCCTGGCCGAGCACCACGAAAGCTTCGACGTCGCCCCGAGCCACATCGCCGGCCACTGGCAGACCCTCGAACTGCGCGACGTCGAATACCACTATGCGCCCCAGGGCGACGAGCCCGGTTTTGATGTCGGCCCGGTGAGCCTCACCCTGCGCCGTGGCGAAACCGTGTTCCTCATGGGCGGCAACGGCAGCGGCAAATCCAGCCTGGCGCGCTTGCTCAGCGGCCTGTATCGACCGTCGGCGGGGGCGATCCTGATCGACGGCCAGGTCATCGGTTCGGACGACTGGCTGGCCTACCGTCAGCTGTTCGCCAGCGTGTTCACCGACTTCCACCTGTTTGCTCAATTGCTCGGTGCCGATGGGCAGAACGCCGATGTCGCTGATGTCGACCACTGGCTGGAAAAACTGCACATGAAGCACAAGGTGCAGCTCGCCGACGGGCACTTGCTCGACACGCGCTTCTCCCAGGGGCAGCGCAAGCGCCTGGCGCTGATGCTGGCGCTGCTGGAGAAGCGCGACATTCTGCTGCTGGACGAGTGGGCCGCCGACCAGGACCCGTTGTTCCGCCGCTTCTTCTACCGCGAGCTGCTGCCGATGTTCAAAAAGGCCGGCGTCACGGTGTTCGCCATCAGCCACGACGACCAGTACTTCGACCTTGCCGACCGTCTGGTGAAGATGGAGTCCGGGCAGCTCAGCGAGCTGCAGGGTGATCGCCGCGAAAACGCCAGCCGCGACGCTGTGGAAGAGATCGGCGCCGCCTACCAAATGAAAACAGCAAAGGCGTTGTAA
- a CDS encoding lysine N(6)-hydroxylase/L-ornithine N(5)-oxygenase family protein, with protein sequence MELVYDFIGIGFGPSNLALAIATQEHAQRSGLAPHVCFLEKKPAFNWHEGMLIDGSTMQISFLKDLVTLRNPASRFTFVNYLNERGRLQDFINLKTFFPTREEYTDYLTWAASHFNEQAHYGAEVMSVEPHFEDGRFVAMDVLSRDAKGEISRRRARNLVFGIGGIPQSPAAFDGLEDARVLHSAGYRGGIEKLLANRPGPVRVAVVGGGQSAAEIFEDLASRFDNVEATLVIRGSALKPSDDSPFVNQIFNPSFTDTIFNHSQERRVALFDEFRNTNYSVVDTDLIETIFQRMYQQKVRGEERHRMLTNREVVHAEVAADGIELFLRDAPHDQMSSETFDVVVLATGYRRDYHLELLSGIQQYIEGANVDRHYRLPLTPGSEAGVFLQGCCEDSHGLSDTLLSVLAIRSQEVVESIFGDQAQPCSARAAHGALQVQAEPRVALKLAR encoded by the coding sequence ATGGAACTCGTCTACGACTTCATCGGCATCGGTTTCGGCCCGTCGAACCTGGCTTTGGCCATTGCCACCCAGGAGCATGCCCAGCGCAGCGGTCTGGCGCCCCACGTGTGTTTCCTCGAGAAAAAGCCGGCGTTCAACTGGCACGAAGGCATGCTGATCGACGGTTCCACCATGCAGATATCCTTCCTCAAGGACCTGGTGACCCTGCGCAACCCGGCCAGCCGTTTCACCTTCGTCAACTACCTCAACGAGCGCGGTCGCCTGCAGGACTTCATCAATTTGAAGACCTTCTTCCCGACCCGCGAGGAGTACACCGACTACCTGACCTGGGCCGCGTCGCACTTCAACGAGCAAGCCCATTACGGCGCCGAAGTGATGTCGGTCGAGCCGCATTTTGAAGACGGCCGCTTTGTCGCCATGGACGTGTTGTCCCGTGATGCGAAGGGTGAAATTTCCCGGCGTCGCGCGCGCAATCTGGTGTTCGGCATCGGCGGCATTCCCCAGTCGCCGGCGGCCTTCGACGGTCTTGAAGACGCGCGCGTGCTGCACTCTGCCGGCTATCGCGGCGGCATCGAAAAACTCCTCGCCAACCGTCCCGGCCCGGTGCGCGTGGCGGTGGTCGGCGGTGGCCAGAGCGCGGCGGAGATCTTCGAAGACCTTGCGTCGCGTTTCGACAACGTCGAGGCCACGCTGGTGATTCGTGGCAGCGCGCTGAAGCCCTCCGATGACAGCCCCTTCGTCAATCAGATCTTCAATCCGTCGTTCACCGACACCATCTTCAACCACAGCCAGGAGCGCCGCGTCGCGCTGTTCGACGAGTTCCGCAACACCAACTATTCGGTGGTCGACACCGACCTGATTGAAACGATTTTCCAGCGCATGTACCAGCAGAAGGTGCGCGGCGAAGAGCGTCACCGCATGCTCACCAACCGTGAAGTGGTCCACGCCGAAGTGGCCGCCGACGGCATCGAGCTGTTCCTGCGCGATGCGCCCCATGACCAGATGAGCAGCGAGACCTTTGACGTTGTCGTGCTCGCCACCGGTTACCGCCGCGACTACCACCTGGAGCTGCTCTCGGGCATTCAGCAATACATTGAGGGCGCCAACGTCGACCGTCACTATCGTTTGCCCCTGACCCCCGGCAGCGAAGCAGGCGTCTTTCTGCAGGGCTGCTGCGAAGACAGCCACGGCTTGAGCGACACCCTGTTGTCGGTGCTGGCGATCCGCTCCCAGGAAGTCGTCGAATCGATCTTCGGCGACCAGGCGCAGCCGTGTTCGGCGCGCGCTGCCCATGGGGCGTTGCAGGTGCAGGCCGAGCCGCGCGTGGCACTCAAGCTGGCGCGCTAA